A window of Flavobacterium flavigenum contains these coding sequences:
- a CDS encoding T9SS type B sorting domain-containing protein: MKRILLFLSLLFFTHTFSQSTNHAIGFKENKGQITDQKGKPNTAVKYLLNTGGLNVQLRKNGFSYDIYEVKKTPIVLSKTSKTHPYQIPEKDHDKKPEYDLEYLFHRIDIDFVNSNSKVELITDQESKDFDNYYNIPNKPEGIIGVHQYKQITYKNIYPNIDVVFTIPADPKKVVEYNFIVHPKGKISDIQLKFNGAETDLVENKIQMNVRFGKMEETLPASWIEDGITKKEISVGYKKIKNNVYGFKTSNQVSDKTVIIDPVPIRLWGTYYGGEGGDFSTALCNDTNNNVYFSGYTRSTTNIATIGSIPESSLSTYYNGFGYVTKFDQDGHRIWGTYYSVIPYTIKVDSNGNLYFTGTEHIDATNVTTSNSHQPSKNMYDYSAAYLVKLNSSGLREWGTYYGAESFDFGNDLCFDKSDNVYLVGRTQSTTQISTPGSYQPIHGDGYLDSDGYIVKFSPQGVRLWGTYFGGTGNDEINSCNISDDGFLYVTGNTTSISDIATPNSYEPNFIGYGSAMIAKFTLDGMRIWGSYCNGARFSTISKSVVKENFLYIIGKTDSHNNLISTNTFNPTFQRSSFWLGSDYNSYVIKFDLSIQKQVWGTYFGEIIQDIAVNSKNKVIIEGCTDIKDGIATPNAYSTSPQYGDAYMIKLDENGQREWGTYYGGNYSEGINTAADVINKISIDKSDNIYLVGNTQSSKGISTPGAHQEKYSLNSVGDIRNVYLAKFQDCLSDPQVKSNSPVCIGKTLELIASGGTNYSWTGPNGFTSTDQNPVITNASLANSGEYSCLITGTGGCDDTKKITVVIGDIQAPIPNIATLPSITGDCNTIINTLPTATDACAGIITGVTSNPLSYTLPGSYIIVWNYNDGNGNTSKQEQTVTITSQPVPVANTPQVFCIQENVTLDDIAITGQNIKWYDHQTTGSLLLNTTLLQNNIVYYASQTINGCESERIPVTVNIQNTLPPTGNTNQPFCTGQNPTIADIQITGNQIKWYDASINGNLLPATKNLQNGKTYYATQTKNGCESEKFGVTVSIVNTPSAPIKNGNTEFCKSENATLNNISLTGQNIKWYESNTSTTVLPNTTLLENNITYYASQTVGCESNRTPVSVSVYNTPLPNGNNNQQFCIDENATITDLNISGTNVKWYDATTNGTNLSATTLLQNATYYVTQTLNNCESGKLGVTVKIQDTQKPIANSAQTFCIQQNAIIDDIKINGENIKWYDQPAEGINLSESTPLQNGITYYASQTIKDCESERTPVTIQIMEATTANCINFVDELPFPKFFTPNNDGSNDFWTIDFAYLKPNMGIRIFDRYGKFIKELAPNTAWDGTYMGQNLPASDYWFVVTRLNETEFRGHFSLKR; the protein is encoded by the coding sequence ATGAAGCGAATTTTACTTTTTTTATCTTTATTATTTTTTACCCATACATTTTCGCAAAGCACAAATCATGCAATAGGTTTTAAAGAAAACAAAGGTCAGATTACAGATCAGAAAGGCAAACCGAATACGGCAGTAAAATATCTCTTAAATACTGGTGGTTTAAACGTTCAGTTAAGAAAAAATGGCTTTTCATATGATATTTATGAGGTAAAAAAAACGCCAATTGTTCTTTCGAAAACTTCGAAAACCCATCCTTATCAGATTCCGGAAAAAGATCATGACAAAAAACCTGAATATGATTTAGAGTATTTATTTCACCGAATAGATATTGATTTTGTAAATTCAAATTCGAAAGTTGAATTAATTACAGATCAGGAATCAAAAGATTTTGACAATTATTACAACATTCCAAACAAACCCGAAGGTATTATTGGAGTGCATCAATATAAACAGATAACTTACAAAAATATTTACCCAAATATTGATGTTGTTTTTACGATTCCGGCTGATCCTAAAAAAGTGGTTGAATATAATTTTATCGTTCATCCAAAAGGAAAAATATCCGATATTCAATTAAAGTTTAATGGTGCCGAAACAGATTTAGTTGAAAATAAAATCCAAATGAATGTGCGTTTTGGAAAAATGGAAGAAACGCTTCCAGCTAGCTGGATTGAAGATGGAATCACCAAAAAGGAGATTTCTGTTGGTTATAAGAAGATTAAAAATAATGTTTATGGGTTTAAAACTTCTAATCAAGTTTCAGACAAAACTGTAATTATTGATCCGGTGCCAATAAGATTATGGGGAACTTATTATGGAGGAGAAGGAGGCGACTTTTCAACTGCTTTGTGCAATGATACAAATAACAATGTTTACTTTTCCGGATATACCCGAAGTACTACAAATATAGCTACAATTGGCTCAATTCCTGAATCAAGCTTGTCGACATATTATAATGGATTTGGATATGTTACTAAATTTGATCAAGATGGTCATAGAATTTGGGGAACTTACTATTCTGTAATTCCATATACTATAAAAGTTGATTCAAATGGAAATCTATATTTTACAGGTACGGAACATATCGATGCGACTAACGTTACCACCTCAAATTCGCATCAGCCATCAAAAAACATGTACGATTATTCTGCTGCATATCTTGTGAAGTTGAATTCATCAGGATTAAGAGAATGGGGTACATACTACGGAGCTGAAAGTTTTGATTTTGGAAATGATTTATGCTTTGACAAATCTGATAATGTTTATTTGGTGGGGAGAACACAAAGTACTACTCAAATTTCGACTCCTGGAAGTTATCAACCTATACATGGTGATGGTTATCTTGATAGTGATGGTTATATAGTAAAATTTAGTCCTCAAGGAGTCCGATTATGGGGAACTTATTTTGGGGGAACAGGAAATGACGAAATTAATTCGTGCAATATTTCTGACGACGGTTTTTTGTATGTAACTGGAAATACAACCAGTATTAGTGACATTGCAACGCCTAACTCTTATGAACCAAATTTTATAGGCTACGGCTCTGCAATGATAGCAAAATTTACATTGGACGGTATGAGAATTTGGGGAAGTTATTGCAACGGAGCAAGATTTTCAACTATAAGTAAATCAGTAGTAAAAGAAAATTTTTTATATATCATAGGTAAAACTGATTCACATAATAATCTAATTAGTACAAATACTTTTAATCCAACCTTTCAACGTTCATCATTTTGGTTAGGATCTGATTACAATAGCTATGTTATTAAATTTGATCTTAGTATACAAAAACAGGTTTGGGGTACATACTTTGGTGAAATTATTCAAGATATTGCTGTTAACTCTAAAAACAAAGTCATAATAGAAGGTTGTACAGACATAAAAGATGGAATAGCAACACCTAATGCATATTCTACATCTCCTCAGTATGGTGATGCATACATGATAAAGCTTGATGAAAATGGTCAAAGAGAATGGGGAACTTATTATGGAGGAAATTATAGTGAAGGAATTAATACTGCAGCAGATGTAATTAATAAAATTTCAATAGACAAATCAGATAATATATATTTAGTTGGAAACACACAAAGTTCCAAAGGGATTTCGACCCCTGGAGCCCATCAAGAAAAATATTCATTAAATTCTGTTGGAGATATTCGTAATGTTTATTTAGCCAAATTTCAAGACTGTCTGTCAGACCCACAGGTCAAAAGCAACTCACCAGTCTGCATTGGCAAAACATTAGAACTTATAGCATCCGGAGGAACAAACTATTCCTGGACTGGACCAAACGGTTTTACATCAACAGACCAAAATCCAGTAATTACAAATGCTTCTTTGGCTAATTCAGGAGAATACAGCTGCTTGATTACAGGAACCGGTGGTTGTGATGATACTAAAAAAATCACAGTTGTTATTGGTGATATCCAAGCTCCTATACCTAATATTGCTACTTTACCCTCAATAACAGGTGATTGTAATACTATAATCAACACTTTACCAACCGCTACAGATGCCTGCGCAGGGATAATTACAGGAGTAACTTCGAATCCATTATCATACACACTTCCTGGAAGCTATATTATTGTTTGGAATTATAATGATGGAAATGGAAATACTTCTAAACAAGAGCAAACCGTTACTATTACAAGTCAACCGGTTCCGGTCGCTAATACTCCACAAGTTTTCTGTATACAAGAAAATGTCACTTTAGACGATATCGCAATTACAGGACAAAATATAAAATGGTATGATCACCAAACAACAGGATCACTTTTGCTTAATACAACATTACTACAAAATAATATTGTCTATTATGCTTCACAAACTATAAATGGCTGTGAAAGCGAAAGAATTCCAGTTACAGTAAACATTCAAAATACTCTTCCTCCAACAGGAAATACAAATCAGCCATTCTGTACAGGTCAGAATCCAACAATTGCAGATATTCAAATTACTGGAAATCAAATAAAATGGTATGACGCTTCTATAAATGGAAATCTTCTCCCAGCTACAAAAAATCTTCAAAACGGTAAAACTTATTATGCAACACAAACTAAAAACGGCTGTGAAAGCGAAAAATTCGGAGTTACAGTATCAATAGTAAATACGCCTTCAGCTCCAATAAAAAATGGAAATACAGAATTCTGCAAAAGCGAAAATGCAACTTTAAACAACATCAGCCTTACAGGTCAAAATATAAAATGGTATGAGTCTAATACCTCAACAACTGTTTTACCAAATACAACTTTGTTAGAAAACAACATAACCTATTATGCTTCGCAAACTGTTGGATGCGAAAGTAACAGAACACCTGTTTCAGTTTCAGTTTATAATACGCCATTACCTAACGGAAATAACAATCAACAGTTTTGCATTGATGAAAACGCCACAATTACTGATCTGAATATTTCCGGAACAAATGTTAAATGGTATGACGCCACGACAAATGGAACTAATCTATCAGCAACAACATTGCTGCAAAACGCTACTTATTATGTTACACAAACACTAAATAATTGTGAAAGCGGAAAGCTTGGTGTTACAGTGAAAATTCAGGATACTCAAAAACCAATTGCCAACTCAGCACAAACATTCTGTATTCAGCAAAATGCTATAATAGATGACATTAAAATTAATGGAGAAAATATAAAATGGTATGATCAGCCTGCAGAAGGAATTAATTTATCAGAATCTACCCCTCTTCAAAATGGAATTACCTATTATGCTTCTCAAACAATAAAGGATTGCGAAAGTGAAAGAACTCCAGTGACAATCCAAATTATGGAAGCCACTACAGCCAATTGTATCAATTTTGTTGATGAACTTCCATTTCCGAAATTTTTCACCCCTAATAATGATGGTTCTAATGATTTCTGGACAATTGATTTTGCCTATTTAAAACCTAATATGGGAATCCGGATTTTTGACCGATATGGCAAATTCATCAAAGAACTAGCTCCCAATACAGCCTGGGACGGAACTTATATGGGTCAAAACTTACCGGCTTCGGATTATTGGTTTGTTGTAACCCGATTAAATGAAACAGAATTTAGAGGACATTTTAGCCTGAAACGATAA
- a CDS encoding DUF1573 domain-containing protein — MKSIKISMLVLALGLMSFSAITPIKVIASKVETKFDASTIVWKAETIDVGQIPQGTPKAIVYEFKNTGKTAVVITNVQGSCGCTATDYTKEPILPGKSAKVTATYNAANKGAFTKTVTVTTNAEKTPKILTLKGTVI, encoded by the coding sequence ATGAAAAGTATCAAAATTTCAATGCTGGTTTTGGCCTTAGGATTAATGTCTTTTTCAGCAATTACACCTATAAAAGTAATCGCTTCAAAAGTAGAAACTAAATTTGATGCTTCTACAATTGTGTGGAAAGCAGAAACAATTGATGTAGGGCAAATTCCACAAGGAACGCCAAAAGCGATTGTTTACGAATTTAAAAATACTGGAAAAACAGCTGTCGTAATTACTAATGTTCAGGGGTCATGCGGTTGTACTGCTACAGATTATACGAAAGAACCAATCCTTCCTGGGAAATCTGCAAAAGTTACAGCAACTTATAATGCGGCAAACAAAGGGGCTTTTACAAAAACGGTTACCGTTACTACAAATGCCGAAAAAACGCCTAAAATCCTGACTCTGAAAGGGACAGTTATCTAA
- a CDS encoding B12-binding domain-containing radical SAM protein yields the protein MKTKLFVITPPFTQLNTPYPATAYIKGFLNTKNIESFQADLGIDVILELFSKKGLLDLFQVCSANSASSLGSGFRFQVVGNEISDNSKRIFALQDEYIKTIDPVIQFLQGKNPTLALQICQEDFLPEASRFAQLEELDWAFGTMGTQDKAKHLATLFLEDISDFIVECIDENFGFSRYAERLGRSANSFDELYEALQQNLTYIDSILISLLKAKIETVKPTLFLISVPFPGNLYSAFRCAQWVKQNHPEIKISMGGGFPNTELRSLSDARVFEFFDFITLDDGEVPIEELIFNLENPDYNSYKRTFLLEKGEVVYKNNSLKHDYKQAYVGTPDYSDLPLDKYISVIEIVNPMHRMWSDGRWNKLTMAHGCYWGKCTFCDISLDYIKVYEPVAANLLCDRMEDLMEQTGQNGFHFVDEAAPPALMRALALEILKRKLAVTWWTNIRFEKSFSADLCLLLKASGCIAVSGGLEVASDRLLKLIDKGVTVEQVAKVTSNFTEAGIMVHAYLMYGYPTQTIQETVDSLEMVRQLFEAGVLQSGFWHQFAMTAHSPVGLYPEKFGVTKATETIGTFANNDIDYTDSTGINHDKFSFGLKKSLFNFMHGICFDYELQDWFDFKIPKTKIDPDFIFNALEEQNDFNTKPNAKVVWLGGKPFAEHFTKSKKGRTWEMMSLTFHDKKESFTIQTNKEEGEWLVEILKKITVSNPKNYTFQEVKNNFETSLEDFELFWYSKPVNTLREFGLLVL from the coding sequence TTGAAAACCAAGCTTTTTGTAATTACACCGCCCTTTACCCAACTGAATACTCCGTATCCGGCAACCGCTTATATAAAAGGTTTTCTAAACACGAAAAACATAGAATCGTTTCAGGCCGATTTGGGTATTGATGTGATTTTGGAACTATTTTCGAAGAAAGGACTTTTAGATTTGTTTCAGGTTTGCTCCGCCAATTCGGCTTCCAGCCTCGGGTCAGGTTTCAGGTTTCAAGTTGTTGGAAATGAAATCTCGGATAATTCCAAGCGAATCTTTGCTTTACAGGATGAATACATCAAAACCATCGATCCGGTAATCCAGTTTTTACAGGGAAAAAATCCAACATTGGCTTTGCAGATTTGCCAGGAAGATTTTCTACCGGAAGCATCCCGTTTTGCACAGCTGGAAGAACTCGACTGGGCTTTCGGAACCATGGGAACTCAGGATAAAGCGAAACACTTAGCGACTTTATTTCTTGAAGATATTTCGGACTTTATTGTTGAATGTATAGACGAAAATTTTGGCTTTAGCCGATATGCCGAACGTTTGGGGCGTAGTGCCAATTCTTTTGATGAATTATATGAAGCTTTACAGCAGAATTTAACTTATATCGATTCAATTTTAATTTCACTTTTGAAAGCTAAAATTGAAACTGTAAAACCGACTTTATTTTTAATTTCGGTTCCCTTTCCGGGAAATTTATACAGTGCTTTCCGATGCGCGCAATGGGTAAAACAAAATCATCCCGAAATTAAGATTTCAATGGGAGGTGGTTTCCCAAATACCGAATTACGTTCGCTTTCTGACGCACGTGTTTTTGAGTTTTTCGATTTTATTACTTTGGATGATGGAGAAGTGCCAATTGAAGAATTAATTTTCAATTTAGAAAACCCGGATTACAATTCATACAAAAGAACTTTTTTATTAGAAAAAGGAGAAGTTGTCTATAAAAACAATTCCCTAAAACACGATTATAAACAAGCGTATGTAGGAACTCCGGATTATTCTGATCTGCCTTTGGATAAATATATTTCGGTTATCGAAATTGTGAATCCGATGCACCGAATGTGGAGTGACGGGCGTTGGAATAAACTTACTATGGCTCATGGCTGTTATTGGGGAAAATGTACTTTCTGCGATATTTCGTTAGATTATATAAAAGTGTATGAACCTGTTGCCGCTAATTTGCTTTGCGACCGAATGGAAGATTTGATGGAGCAAACCGGTCAGAATGGTTTCCATTTTGTTGATGAAGCTGCACCGCCTGCCTTGATGCGTGCGCTGGCACTTGAAATTTTAAAACGAAAATTGGCTGTCACATGGTGGACAAACATTCGTTTTGAAAAAAGCTTCTCTGCCGATTTATGTTTGTTGCTAAAAGCTTCCGGCTGTATCGCAGTTTCCGGAGGATTGGAAGTTGCCTCAGACCGATTATTGAAGTTAATCGATAAAGGGGTTACGGTTGAGCAAGTCGCCAAAGTGACCAGTAATTTTACAGAAGCCGGAATCATGGTTCACGCTTATTTGATGTACGGTTACCCAACACAGACGATTCAGGAAACCGTTGATAGTCTCGAAATGGTCCGTCAGTTGTTTGAAGCAGGCGTTTTACAATCCGGGTTTTGGCATCAGTTTGCTATGACAGCTCACAGTCCGGTTGGTTTGTATCCGGAGAAATTTGGCGTTACAAAAGCTACAGAAACGATTGGAACTTTTGCCAATAATGATATTGATTATACCGATTCTACAGGAATCAATCACGATAAATTCAGTTTTGGATTAAAGAAATCACTATTCAATTTTATGCACGGAATCTGTTTTGATTACGAGCTACAGGATTGGTTTGACTTTAAAATTCCGAAAACAAAAATAGATCCTGATTTTATTTTTAATGCTTTAGAAGAACAAAACGATTTCAATACAAAACCAAATGCAAAAGTAGTCTGGTTAGGAGGGAAGCCTTTTGCAGAACATTTTACAAAATCTAAAAAAGGAAGAACCTGGGAAATGATGTCGCTGACTTTTCATGATAAAAAAGAAAGTTTTACCATTCAGACAAACAAAGAAGAAGGAGAATGGCTGGTCGAAATCCTGAAAAAAATAACGGTTTCAAATCCTAAAAATTATACTTTTCAGGAAGTGAAAAATAACTTCGAAACTTCGCTTGAAGATTTTGAATTGTTTTGGTATTCAAAACCCGTTAATACTTTACGTGAGTTTGGTTTGTTGGTTTTATAA
- a CDS encoding MBL fold metallo-hydrolase, with the protein MKLHHLRNATLVIETEKHVILIDPMLGKRKTIAPFTLFRYPPKRNPLTALPKNSREILSKVTHCLITHLHPDHLDKAGEVFLKRKSIPVICSSKDEKKIIQRGLTVSQTLDYWQPQNFLDGKITGIPAVHGYGFIAKLMGNVMGFFIELLNEKTVYISSDTIFTKDTERVLTELKPDIATVACGTTRLDFGQPLLMRMNDILKFTALAPGKVFANHLEALNHCPTTREELKKALAENNLLSKTAVPNDGECVEY; encoded by the coding sequence ATGAAACTGCATCATTTACGAAATGCCACTTTAGTCATTGAAACAGAAAAACATGTCATCTTAATTGATCCTATGTTAGGAAAAAGGAAAACTATAGCTCCTTTTACCCTTTTTCGTTATCCGCCAAAGAGAAACCCGTTGACAGCACTTCCAAAAAACAGCAGGGAAATCCTGAGTAAAGTCACGCATTGCCTCATAACGCATTTACATCCTGATCATCTTGACAAAGCCGGGGAAGTTTTTCTAAAAAGAAAATCCATTCCGGTTATTTGCAGTAGTAAAGACGAAAAAAAGATAATCCAACGAGGTTTAACCGTTTCACAAACGCTCGATTACTGGCAGCCACAAAATTTTCTTGATGGAAAAATAACGGGTATTCCTGCTGTTCATGGCTATGGTTTTATTGCTAAATTGATGGGAAATGTAATGGGCTTTTTTATTGAGTTACTTAACGAAAAAACGGTTTACATCAGTTCAGATACTATTTTCACAAAAGATACAGAAAGGGTTCTTACCGAATTAAAACCAGATATTGCAACTGTTGCCTGCGGAACCACAAGATTAGATTTTGGACAGCCGTTATTAATGAGAATGAATGATATCCTGAAATTTACAGCACTGGCTCCCGGAAAAGTTTTTGCCAATCATCTGGAAGCTTTAAATCATTGCCCGACAACGAGGGAAGAGTTAAAAAAAGCTTTAGCCGAGAATAATCTTTTGTCAAAAACTGCTGTTCCTAATGATGGGGAATGTGTGGAATATTGA
- a CDS encoding tetratricopeptide repeat protein — protein sequence MKTVDKYLFQALDNYPYWLEGTIESLDYALSYDDKNIMALCLYGQVFADQLLKYEEAKEYFQKALSINIYALEVYPFYIHTLILNEDYDEAMKLIDFALTVKGINKVEILLKKITLLERQQEFKKALKVIKKVKLSTINTCYDYMIEESEKRLNKKLNGDTKKDKSAKKKK from the coding sequence ATGAAAACAGTAGATAAATATCTTTTTCAGGCATTAGACAATTATCCGTATTGGTTGGAAGGAACCATCGAATCTTTGGATTATGCTTTGTCTTATGATGATAAAAATATCATGGCCTTGTGTTTATACGGTCAGGTTTTCGCAGATCAGTTATTGAAATATGAAGAAGCCAAAGAGTATTTTCAAAAAGCACTTTCGATTAATATTTATGCTTTAGAAGTGTATCCTTTTTACATTCATACCTTAATTTTGAATGAAGATTACGATGAAGCAATGAAACTGATTGATTTTGCATTGACTGTCAAAGGAATCAATAAAGTAGAAATTCTTTTGAAGAAAATCACACTTTTAGAACGTCAGCAAGAATTTAAAAAAGCGTTGAAAGTGATTAAAAAAGTAAAGCTTTCTACAATCAATACTTGCTATGATTATATGATTGAAGAATCTGAAAAAAGGCTGAACAAAAAACTCAATGGTGATACTAAAAAAGATAAGTCGGCCAAGAAGAAAAAGTAA
- a CDS encoding sensor histidine kinase — MKINRLNSIIILGLIAIIGILIAQLLWTKEAFTLEQKKLSQKTHIALLEVVKKLHEGTNHELPAQNPVQKIANDYYIVNIDNDFEPDILEFYLKTEFKKMNITTDFEYAMYNCQSDEMVYGNYISLSDKGRAKQSVYFPKHKNLVYYFAVRFPHETTYLFSSMRFWFVLSIVLIFILLIYVYSILTLLQQKKYSELQRDFINNMTHEFKTPLSSILIASKYLIGQDKIKEDKKLHTYTDIIINQSNKLNSHIEQILNIAKSDYTPLELKKESLLIILVIEEVIENIRLKYPEVSIKIKTDSSHYELETDTFHFTNLVYNLLDNAVKYCNEKPEITVGIFTENKFLKLSFEDNGIGIASKNISFIFDKFYRIQNEKSNEVNGFGLGLYYVKKICDLQNWKISATQNSTKGTTITLSIPI, encoded by the coding sequence TTGAAAATTAACAGACTTAACAGCATTATCATACTGGGGTTAATAGCCATAATTGGTATATTGATTGCACAATTGCTTTGGACAAAAGAGGCTTTTACATTAGAACAGAAAAAACTAAGTCAAAAAACTCATATTGCACTTCTCGAAGTAGTCAAAAAACTTCACGAAGGGACCAATCATGAATTGCCTGCACAAAATCCGGTACAAAAAATTGCAAATGATTATTATATCGTAAACATCGACAACGATTTTGAACCTGATATTCTGGAATTTTATTTGAAAACCGAATTCAAAAAAATGAATATCACCACTGATTTTGAATATGCTATGTATAATTGCCAAAGCGACGAAATGGTTTATGGTAATTACATTTCATTATCTGATAAAGGAAGAGCTAAACAGTCGGTTTATTTTCCTAAACACAAAAATCTGGTCTATTATTTTGCTGTACGTTTTCCGCATGAAACGACTTATCTGTTTAGTTCCATGCGTTTTTGGTTTGTATTATCTATCGTTTTGATTTTCATTTTACTGATTTACGTCTATTCGATTTTGACTCTTCTGCAGCAAAAAAAATATTCAGAACTGCAGCGTGATTTCATCAATAATATGACGCATGAATTTAAAACGCCTCTGTCTTCAATTTTAATTGCATCAAAATATTTAATCGGACAAGATAAAATCAAGGAAGACAAAAAACTGCACACTTATACCGATATCATCATTAACCAGAGCAACAAGCTAAACAGTCATATTGAACAGATTTTAAACATAGCCAAATCTGATTATACGCCGCTCGAATTAAAGAAAGAATCCTTATTAATCATACTTGTTATTGAAGAAGTAATTGAAAATATTCGTTTAAAATATCCGGAAGTTTCCATTAAAATTAAAACAGATTCGAGCCATTACGAACTCGAAACTGACACATTTCATTTTACGAATCTCGTTTATAATTTGCTGGATAATGCTGTAAAGTACTGCAATGAAAAGCCTGAAATTACAGTTGGGATTTTTACAGAAAATAAGTTCTTAAAACTGTCCTTTGAAGATAACGGAATCGGAATTGCTTCTAAAAATATTTCATTTATATTTGATAAATTTTACAGAATACAGAATGAAAAAAGCAATGAGGTTAACGGTTTTGGATTGGGTTTGTATTATGTAAAAAAGATTTGCGACCTTCAAAACTGGAAAATTTCAGCAACACAAAACAGCACAAAAGGTACCACCATAACTTTGTCAATCCCAATATAA
- a CDS encoding response regulator transcription factor: protein MSSFKILYTEDDETLAFLTKDNLEQNDYDVTHCPDGKSGLESFKNDDFDICIFDIMMPKMDGFELATEIRKLNTDIPIIFLSAKTLKEDRIKGLRLGADDYLVKPFSIEELILKIEVFLKRSQKKSKHGKAIYEIGKYQFDTKNFILFNDEEKIGLTQREAELLKLFLDNKNSVLKREQILTALWGTDDYFMGRSLDVFISRLRKILANEKGISIENLHGIGFRFVM, encoded by the coding sequence ATGAGCAGCTTTAAAATTCTTTATACCGAAGATGATGAAACATTAGCTTTTTTGACCAAAGACAATCTGGAGCAAAATGACTATGATGTAACACATTGTCCTGATGGAAAATCAGGTTTGGAAAGTTTTAAAAACGACGATTTTGATATTTGTATTTTTGATATCATGATGCCAAAAATGGATGGTTTTGAATTGGCAACAGAAATTAGAAAACTCAATACTGATATCCCAATTATTTTTCTCTCTGCTAAAACTTTAAAAGAAGACCGAATTAAAGGTTTGCGTCTGGGTGCAGATGATTATCTTGTGAAACCTTTTAGCATTGAGGAATTGATCCTGAAAATTGAAGTTTTTCTAAAACGTTCACAGAAAAAAAGCAAACACGGAAAAGCAATTTATGAAATAGGAAAATACCAATTTGACACCAAAAATTTTATTCTTTTTAATGACGAAGAAAAGATTGGCCTTACACAACGCGAAGCCGAATTATTGAAATTGTTTCTGGATAATAAAAATTCTGTCTTAAAAAGAGAGCAGATTTTAACAGCACTCTGGGGAACCGACGATTATTTTATGGGACGGAGCCTGGACGTTTTTATTTCGCGCCTTCGAAAAATTCTCGCAAATGAAAAAGGTATTTCTATCGAAAACTTACATGGAATCGGGTTTCGGTTTGTAATGTAA
- the prfH gene encoding peptide chain release factor H codes for MEKIIQITSGRGPAECSWVVAQVLKTFLEEAHGNKIKTTLLKREKGIENGTVETATILLESDNLNEFVNSWVGTIQWIGQSQFRKFHKRKNWFIGIFEVDKATTTEIAEKDIQYQAMRSSGAGGQHVNKVSSAVRATHVPTGISVVAMDSRSQHQNKKLATERLLQKFKDETVKHFKAEFQAQWINQLQIQRGNPIRIFQGSDFKKQKQVKNYKQERQRLKREDYFDREQ; via the coding sequence ATGGAAAAAATAATTCAAATAACATCAGGGCGCGGTCCGGCTGAATGCAGCTGGGTTGTGGCTCAGGTGCTGAAAACTTTTCTGGAAGAAGCACATGGTAATAAAATAAAAACAACCTTGCTTAAACGTGAAAAAGGAATCGAAAACGGAACCGTAGAAACAGCCACAATTTTACTCGAAAGTGATAATCTAAATGAATTCGTAAACTCGTGGGTTGGAACTATTCAATGGATCGGGCAGAGTCAGTTTAGGAAATTTCATAAACGTAAAAATTGGTTTATCGGAATTTTTGAAGTTGATAAAGCGACAACGACAGAAATTGCAGAAAAAGATATTCAGTATCAGGCGATGCGCAGTTCTGGTGCGGGAGGACAACATGTAAACAAAGTAAGTTCGGCAGTACGAGCAACTCACGTTCCAACAGGAATTAGCGTAGTGGCTATGGATTCTCGATCTCAGCATCAGAATAAAAAACTGGCAACAGAAAGATTGTTGCAGAAGTTTAAAGATGAAACCGTAAAACATTTCAAAGCCGAATTTCAGGCACAATGGATCAATCAATTACAAATTCAGCGAGGCAATCCGATTCGGATTTTTCAAGGTTCAGATTTTAAAAAACAAAAACAAGTTAAAAATTACAAACAGGAACGGCAAAGATTAAAACGGGAAGATTATTTCGACCGTGAACAATAG